The following coding sequences lie in one Mesorhizobium sp. NZP2298 genomic window:
- a CDS encoding siderophore-interacting protein translates to MSEASVHELACEARLKLRRLPDYMDSISDRLRSFEADASHHGGRIDFRFTFGGASIDMEQLVMRANAPDRDGLARIKDLLATAVQVYAKEESPEIVWTGDLSGETSLAQFREMTVIEVRDLTPHMRRIRLAGQDLGRFAKFGGMHIRMLFPTGDVPDPLWPMLGDNGLPVWPADDRRPVARVYTIRALDVARGIMDVDFLVHPGDSVGSAWAMQAAAGMKVGIMGPVGRPVRQAEWYVMGSDETGLPALARLLETLPAQTRGVAFVEIADEGEKQQIDNATGIELHWLTRDGVPAGEDKLLAEAVRSVAWPQDGSTFGWFAAEAGAARIVREYWRDTLGLGRDRTLAAAYWRRGAAGLMAG, encoded by the coding sequence ATGAGCGAAGCATCGGTGCATGAACTTGCCTGCGAGGCGCGGCTCAAGCTGCGGCGCCTGCCGGACTACATGGACAGCATCAGCGACAGGCTGCGGAGCTTCGAGGCCGATGCCTCGCATCATGGCGGGCGCATTGATTTCCGCTTCACCTTTGGCGGTGCCTCCATCGACATGGAGCAGTTGGTGATGCGGGCCAACGCGCCCGACCGTGACGGGCTCGCCCGCATCAAGGACCTGCTCGCCACGGCGGTCCAGGTCTACGCCAAAGAGGAAAGCCCGGAGATCGTCTGGACCGGCGATCTCTCTGGCGAAACCAGCCTCGCCCAGTTCCGCGAGATGACGGTAATTGAGGTTCGTGACCTCACCCCGCATATGCGCCGCATCCGCCTTGCCGGCCAGGACCTCGGTCGTTTCGCCAAGTTCGGCGGCATGCATATCCGCATGCTGTTCCCAACCGGGGACGTGCCCGATCCGCTGTGGCCGATGCTCGGTGACAATGGCCTGCCGGTCTGGCCAGCTGACGACCGGCGCCCGGTGGCGCGCGTCTACACCATCCGCGCCCTCGACGTCGCCAGGGGCATCATGGACGTCGATTTCCTCGTCCATCCCGGTGACAGCGTCGGCTCGGCCTGGGCCATGCAGGCGGCAGCCGGGATGAAGGTCGGCATCATGGGACCGGTCGGCCGCCCGGTGCGGCAGGCTGAGTGGTATGTCATGGGATCTGACGAAACCGGTCTTCCCGCGCTGGCGCGGCTGCTGGAAACGCTGCCGGCGCAAACCAGGGGCGTCGCCTTTGTCGAAATCGCCGACGAGGGCGAGAAGCAGCAGATCGACAACGCCACCGGCATCGAACTGCACTGGCTGACAAGGGATGGCGTGCCGGCGGGCGAGGACAAGCTGCTCGCCGAGGCCGTCCGCTCGGTCGCATGGCCGCAGGACGGCTCGACCTTCGGCTGGTTCGCCGCGGAAGCGGGTGCCGCCAGGATCGTACGCGAATATTGGCGCGACACGCTTGGGTTGGGCCGAGACCGGACGCTGGCAGCGGCCTATTGGCGGCGCGGGGCTGCGGGGCTCATGGCAGGATAG
- a CDS encoding TonB-dependent receptor domain-containing protein produces MAHLGDRQFPLLRCRDDGLQREDSSRFDAWGIAHTLTYGLDYYYLEASSEAAHFGAGEQQGYGGFLQWQGDYENWLQVITALRYDGYQLDGETRSVPPEQASISGDRWSPRVTVGVTPFEGFQLYGTYSEGYRAPGLQDVFRGGGAHGGADSYRPNLLLQPETAKNWEAGINVKYDDVLTAGDRLRAKVNVFHTDVEDYIDVDLTVLPRTAINIGDARLRGVEAEMVYDYNWGFLNLAGALIDAKVVSGVYSGQALNNTPLDRFSATIGLRMLEDQLTVGAQYLSVGKITRTSRTNPNAVPVVNDGFDLVNVFANWTINDNLKLDFGVDNVFNTAYTDPQSAWSTTAATEQGKGRTFKLALTGRIGG; encoded by the coding sequence CTGGCCCACCTCGGCGATCGGCAATTTCCGCTTCTACGATGTCGCGACGACGGGCTTCAACGTGAAGATTCCTCGCGCTTCGACGCCTGGGGCATCGCCCACACGCTGACCTATGGGCTCGACTATTACTATCTTGAGGCCTCCTCGGAAGCCGCGCATTTCGGCGCCGGCGAACAGCAGGGCTATGGCGGCTTCCTGCAATGGCAGGGCGACTACGAGAACTGGCTGCAGGTGATCACGGCCCTGCGCTATGACGGCTACCAGCTCGACGGCGAGACCCGCTCCGTGCCGCCGGAACAGGCGTCGATCTCCGGCGACCGCTGGTCGCCGCGCGTGACCGTCGGTGTCACGCCCTTCGAAGGCTTCCAGCTCTACGGCACCTATTCCGAAGGCTATCGGGCACCGGGCCTGCAGGATGTCTTCCGTGGCGGCGGCGCGCATGGCGGCGCCGACAGCTACCGGCCCAATCTCCTGCTGCAGCCCGAAACGGCGAAGAACTGGGAGGCCGGCATCAACGTGAAGTACGACGATGTGCTGACGGCGGGCGACCGGCTGCGCGCCAAGGTCAACGTCTTCCACACCGATGTCGAGGACTACATCGACGTCGACCTCACCGTCCTGCCGCGCACGGCAATCAACATCGGCGACGCGCGCCTCAGGGGTGTCGAGGCCGAGATGGTCTACGACTATAACTGGGGCTTCCTCAATCTTGCGGGCGCGCTGATCGACGCCAAGGTCGTCAGCGGGGTCTATTCCGGCCAGGCTTTGAACAACACGCCGCTCGACCGCTTCTCGGCCACGATCGGCTTGCGCATGCTGGAGGACCAGCTCACCGTTGGCGCGCAATATCTCAGCGTCGGCAAGATCACCCGCACCAGCCGCACCAATCCCAACGCCGTGCCCGTGGTCAACGACGGTTTCGACCTCGTCAACGTCTTCGCCAACTGGACCATCAACGACAATCTCAAGCTCGATTTCGGCGTCGATAACGTCTTCAACACGGCCTACACCGACCCGCAAAGCGCATGGTCGACCACGGCTGCAACGGAACAGGGCAAGGGCCGCACCTTCAAGCTGGCCCTCACCGGCAGGATCGGAGGATGA
- a CDS encoding ABC transporter substrate-binding protein, protein MRMPRLTALLTATAVFTTALTLAASAAEVHVLNWKGYGADEPWAVEAFEKATGNKVVNDFFNSEQEMLTKIRTNPGLYDVVMINAAFNDQAMAEKLIQPIDVSKLPNYADISKDKAGSPMLDHDGKVYGVPWVWGLTALAINEKSFDKPPTSIAEMWDPAHKGRVVIRDDAVEAVQFGAIATGQNINDIKDMDAVKTKLTSLMPQIKTFWSSENDWNQMVASNQIDIGTYWSGSADRAKTHFKLPVSLVIPQEGAVAWLDAFSIPAGSKNVEGAQAFINWMIDPKFYVEWVTKVGAPVSANTKAVEALPEDAFNRKVMGDPEVAKRIQFQAPITDAQREAYLALWQQLKVDVK, encoded by the coding sequence ATGCGCATGCCAAGACTGACTGCTCTCTTGACGGCGACCGCCGTCTTCACCACCGCGCTCACGCTGGCCGCCAGTGCCGCCGAAGTGCATGTCCTCAACTGGAAAGGCTACGGCGCCGATGAGCCATGGGCCGTCGAGGCCTTCGAGAAGGCGACCGGCAACAAGGTCGTCAACGACTTCTTCAATTCCGAACAGGAAATGCTGACCAAGATCCGGACCAATCCGGGCCTCTACGACGTCGTCATGATCAACGCCGCTTTCAACGACCAGGCGATGGCTGAAAAGCTGATCCAGCCGATCGACGTGTCCAAGCTGCCGAACTATGCCGACATCAGCAAGGACAAGGCGGGCTCGCCGATGCTCGACCATGACGGCAAGGTCTACGGCGTGCCGTGGGTGTGGGGGCTGACCGCGCTCGCCATCAACGAAAAGTCCTTCGACAAGCCGCCGACGTCGATCGCCGAAATGTGGGACCCCGCGCATAAGGGCCGCGTCGTCATCCGCGACGACGCCGTCGAGGCGGTGCAGTTCGGTGCCATCGCCACCGGCCAGAACATCAACGACATCAAGGATATGGATGCGGTCAAGACGAAGCTCACCTCGTTGATGCCGCAGATCAAGACCTTCTGGAGCTCGGAGAACGACTGGAACCAGATGGTCGCTTCCAACCAGATCGACATCGGCACCTACTGGAGCGGCTCGGCCGACCGCGCCAAGACGCATTTCAAGCTGCCGGTTTCGCTGGTCATTCCGCAGGAGGGCGCCGTCGCCTGGCTCGATGCGTTCTCGATCCCGGCAGGTTCGAAGAATGTCGAAGGCGCGCAGGCCTTCATCAACTGGATGATCGATCCGAAATTCTATGTCGAATGGGTCACCAAGGTCGGCGCTCCAGTCTCTGCCAACACCAAGGCGGTGGAAGCGCTGCCCGAGGATGCCTTCAACCGCAAGGTCATGGGTGATCCCGAGGTTGCCAAGCGCATCCAGTTCCAGGCGCCGATCACCGACGCGCAGCGCGAGGCCTATCTGGCGCTTTGGCAACAGCTCAAGGTCGACGTGAAGTAG
- a CDS encoding PfkB family carbohydrate kinase: MSGRLVHIGSAVVDYVYRIDALPAPGTEKTASSYAQVAGGGFNMMVAAARTGMTVVFGGQLGSGPNGDFLRAAFAAEGIETLTPPSSLMDSGNCVAMVSSDAERTFVSWPGAESILDLDMMAPVSVAPADWVFTSGYTLSYPGSREALADWIEALPENIPFVFDPTPVVSDIPRPILSRVLARSAWLSCNMAEAAEIAGQGDVETLAARLLADHCPRAAGVVIRSAAKGCHIRLADGSTQTVAGFKVDAVDTNGAGDTHIGAFVSALARGAHPFEAARYANAAAAISVTRHGGSSAPTDAEIQTFLSQAAATGTPGQNQKAHQIA; this comes from the coding sequence ATGAGCGGGCGGCTCGTTCATATCGGCAGCGCGGTGGTCGACTATGTCTACCGCATCGACGCATTGCCGGCGCCCGGCACCGAGAAGACGGCATCGAGCTATGCCCAGGTCGCCGGTGGCGGCTTCAACATGATGGTCGCCGCCGCCCGCACCGGTATGACAGTAGTGTTTGGTGGCCAGCTCGGCAGCGGGCCGAACGGCGATTTCCTGCGTGCCGCCTTCGCAGCCGAGGGCATCGAGACGCTGACACCGCCATCATCCTTGATGGACAGCGGCAATTGCGTCGCCATGGTCTCGAGCGATGCCGAACGCACTTTCGTGTCATGGCCCGGTGCGGAGAGCATTCTCGACCTCGACATGATGGCGCCGGTATCAGTGGCTCCGGCGGATTGGGTGTTCACCTCGGGCTATACGCTGAGCTACCCGGGCAGCCGCGAGGCGCTCGCCGACTGGATCGAGGCGCTGCCGGAAAACATTCCCTTTGTCTTCGACCCGACGCCCGTCGTTTCAGACATTCCACGCCCGATCCTGTCGCGGGTGCTGGCCCGCTCGGCATGGCTGAGCTGCAACATGGCGGAAGCCGCCGAGATCGCCGGCCAGGGCGACGTCGAGACCCTCGCGGCGCGGCTGCTTGCCGATCATTGTCCAAGGGCGGCCGGTGTCGTGATCCGCTCCGCCGCCAAGGGCTGCCATATCAGGCTTGCCGACGGTTCGACGCAAACCGTTGCCGGGTTCAAGGTCGATGCCGTCGACACCAATGGCGCCGGCGACACCCATATCGGCGCTTTCGTCAGCGCGCTGGCACGGGGGGCACATCCTTTCGAGGCGGCGCGTTACGCCAATGCGGCGGCGGCCATTTCGGTGACCCGCCATGGCGGCTCATCGGCGCCGACCGATGCCGAAATCCAGACTTTCCTGAGCCAGGCCGCCGCGACCGGCACGCCGGGCCAGAACCAGAAGGCCCATCAGATAGCCTGA
- a CDS encoding aconitase X swivel domain-containing protein: MTRLVATGAVEWPGAFQLAGEAEGLALVFSQPLSFWGGIDAETGDIIDHSHPGLGQNVAGRILVMPSGRGSSSSSSVLAEAIRRGTAPAGILLQRPDPILAVGAIVAEFLYDIHMPLVVCDIARIVSGDGIAIDVGQDGGAVVRVYPAMSPAAPRRQ, encoded by the coding sequence ATGACGCGATTGGTTGCAACGGGAGCTGTCGAATGGCCGGGCGCTTTCCAACTCGCCGGCGAGGCCGAAGGCCTGGCTTTGGTGTTTTCGCAGCCGCTCAGTTTCTGGGGCGGTATCGACGCCGAGACCGGCGACATCATCGACCATTCGCATCCTGGCCTTGGCCAGAACGTGGCCGGCAGGATCCTGGTCATGCCGAGCGGGCGGGGGTCGTCGTCTTCGTCGTCTGTCCTGGCCGAAGCGATCCGCCGCGGCACTGCGCCGGCTGGTATCCTTCTGCAGCGGCCTGACCCGATCCTGGCAGTGGGCGCAATCGTGGCGGAGTTTCTCTACGACATTCACATGCCGCTGGTCGTCTGCGACATTGCGAGGATTGTTTCCGGCGACGGGATCGCAATCGACGTTGGCCAGGACGGAGGGGCGGTCGTCAGAGTCTATCCTGCCATGAGCCCCGCAGCCCCGCGCCGCCAATAG
- a CDS encoding ABC transporter permease, whose amino-acid sequence MAAQGAPRSGLRSALPLLAPAYLWLTVAIFLPLSAMVFFSFMTDLPLTGKPWAFTLGNYAAFFSQSLYLTLLLASLRLGLEVTLWCIVIGYPAAYVLAKVLKGRSREAIFLLVILPFWSNGLVRIFSWAMVLREGGILDTALNAVLPFKINIDLMYSYPAVIIGLVHSYVPYMVLTCYLTLQAIDDSLIEAGRSLGASRLQVLKRVIIPLSMPGLVAGAALIFVPVVGSFMEPRILGGRTGTFYGTVIEDQFVAVFNWPLGAALSFILLAVVLVILAIASPVLRRAA is encoded by the coding sequence ATGGCAGCGCAGGGTGCACCGCGCAGCGGGCTAAGATCGGCCCTGCCGCTGCTGGCGCCGGCCTATCTCTGGCTGACGGTGGCGATCTTCCTGCCGCTCTCGGCCATGGTCTTCTTCTCCTTCATGACCGACCTGCCGCTGACGGGGAAGCCTTGGGCTTTCACGCTTGGCAATTACGCTGCCTTCTTCTCGCAGAGCCTCTATCTGACGCTGCTGCTCGCTTCGCTCAGGCTCGGCCTGGAAGTGACGCTGTGGTGCATCGTCATCGGCTATCCCGCCGCCTACGTGCTGGCCAAGGTGCTGAAGGGCCGCAGCCGCGAAGCGATCTTCCTGCTGGTCATCCTGCCCTTCTGGTCGAACGGGCTGGTGCGGATCTTCTCCTGGGCGATGGTTTTGCGCGAGGGCGGCATCCTTGATACGGCGCTCAACGCGGTGTTGCCGTTCAAGATCAATATCGATCTGATGTATTCCTATCCCGCCGTCATCATCGGCCTGGTACACTCCTACGTGCCCTACATGGTGCTGACCTGTTATCTCACCTTGCAGGCGATCGACGATTCGCTGATCGAGGCCGGTCGTTCGCTCGGCGCCTCGCGGCTGCAGGTGCTCAAGCGGGTGATCATCCCGCTGTCGATGCCCGGCCTGGTGGCGGGGGCCGCGCTCATCTTCGTTCCCGTCGTCGGCTCGTTCATGGAGCCGCGCATCCTTGGCGGGCGCACCGGCACCTTCTACGGCACCGTCATCGAGGACCAGTTCGTCGCCGTGTTCAACTGGCCGCTAGGCGCGGCACTGTCCTTCATCCTGCTGGCCGTCGTGCTGGTCATCCTGGCAATTGCCTCACCAGTGCTGCGGAGGGCCGCGTGA
- a CDS encoding ABC transporter permease yields MMTTRILEWFGRIYILLLLAFLYLPIIIMALMSFNVSPFYQLPFEWTTEWYASLWQNDQLIAATWNSLEIAIITTLISVVLGSAASLALFRYEFRGKKVLQALLFPPIAIPWLITGTAMLIFFFGVGIGRGLFAILLGHVALALPYVIVVVSARLQTFAPELEEAARSLGANQWQVTNRVTLPWIMPGVVAGGLFAFAVSFDQFVVSYFLSTPGQTTLPVEIYAAIRKGFTPEINAVSTIIIVVSMALMLLTARFFKFGGEK; encoded by the coding sequence ATGATGACGACCCGCATCCTCGAATGGTTCGGCCGGATCTATATCTTGTTGCTGCTTGCCTTCCTCTATCTGCCGATCATCATCATGGCGCTGATGTCGTTCAACGTCTCGCCCTTCTACCAACTGCCGTTCGAGTGGACGACGGAATGGTACGCCTCGCTGTGGCAGAACGACCAGCTGATCGCGGCCACCTGGAACAGCCTCGAGATCGCAATCATCACCACGCTCATCAGCGTGGTGCTCGGCTCGGCGGCGTCGCTGGCGCTTTTTCGCTATGAATTCCGCGGCAAGAAGGTGCTGCAGGCACTGCTCTTTCCGCCTATCGCCATTCCGTGGCTGATCACCGGCACGGCGATGCTGATCTTCTTCTTCGGCGTCGGCATCGGGCGCGGTCTGTTCGCCATTCTGCTCGGCCATGTCGCGCTGGCGCTGCCCTATGTCATCGTCGTCGTCTCGGCCCGGCTGCAGACCTTCGCGCCGGAACTGGAAGAGGCGGCACGCTCGCTCGGCGCCAACCAGTGGCAGGTGACCAATCGCGTCACGCTGCCCTGGATCATGCCGGGCGTCGTCGCCGGTGGGCTGTTCGCATTTGCCGTGTCGTTCGACCAGTTCGTCGTTTCCTACTTCCTCTCGACACCCGGCCAGACGACGCTGCCGGTCGAAATCTACGCCGCGATCCGCAAGGGTTTCACGCCCGAGATCAACGCGGTCTCGACCATCATCATTGTCGTGTCCATGGCGCTCATGCTGCTCACGGCGCGCTTCTTCAAATTCGGCGGAGAGAAATAA
- a CDS encoding TonB-dependent receptor plug domain-containing protein: MTTTTNATLMASTALAFVLGLCAAPFANAQEQEKKAATKSDRLAPATAKQSQPATMLDVITISATMIKTAVIESMAAISAIDQDELDRIQPDTAADIFRTTPGVAASMNGDDPATAINIRGLEQYGRVVVTLDGARQDYWRVGHGSGSFYVEPDLIKEATVIRGPVSNAYGSGGIGGVVSFETKDAGDFLKKDESWALSEKLGYESNGDGFTASTTGAYRFSDDADIIGNLIYRDRDSYTDGNGDTVPWTGERVTSGYLKTTLRPADGHELKLGAILQRYNDQITGSSGSTSPTLSRYDTNTTNQTYTAAYTWKPDDNDLIDLSASAYHNRTRAEQTQVWPTSAIGNFRFYDVATTGFNVKIPRASTPGASPTR, encoded by the coding sequence ATGACAACGACAACAAACGCGACCTTGATGGCCAGCACCGCGCTCGCCTTCGTGCTCGGCCTCTGCGCCGCGCCTTTCGCCAACGCGCAGGAACAGGAGAAAAAGGCCGCCACCAAGAGCGACCGCCTGGCGCCGGCCACTGCCAAGCAGAGCCAGCCTGCGACCATGCTCGACGTGATCACCATCTCGGCGACGATGATCAAGACCGCCGTCATCGAATCGATGGCCGCCATCAGCGCCATCGACCAGGATGAGCTCGACCGCATCCAGCCCGACACCGCCGCCGACATTTTCCGCACCACGCCCGGCGTCGCCGCCTCGATGAATGGCGACGACCCGGCGACCGCCATCAACATTCGCGGCCTGGAACAGTATGGCCGCGTTGTCGTCACGCTCGACGGTGCCCGCCAGGATTACTGGCGCGTCGGCCATGGCTCCGGCTCGTTCTATGTCGAGCCGGACCTGATCAAGGAAGCCACCGTCATTCGCGGCCCGGTGTCCAACGCCTATGGCTCGGGCGGCATTGGTGGCGTCGTCTCCTTCGAAACCAAGGACGCCGGCGATTTTCTCAAGAAGGATGAGAGCTGGGCGCTGAGCGAGAAGCTCGGCTATGAAAGCAATGGCGACGGCTTCACCGCCAGCACCACCGGCGCTTACCGATTCAGCGACGATGCCGACATCATCGGCAACCTCATCTATCGCGACCGCGACAGCTACACCGACGGCAATGGCGACACCGTGCCATGGACCGGCGAGCGCGTGACAAGCGGTTATCTGAAGACGACACTGCGTCCGGCCGACGGCCATGAGCTGAAGCTCGGCGCCATCCTGCAGCGCTACAACGACCAGATCACCGGTTCGAGCGGCTCGACCTCGCCGACACTGAGCCGCTACGACACCAACACGACCAACCAGACCTACACCGCCGCCTACACCTGGAAGCCTGACGACAACGACCTGATCGACCTCAGCGCCAGTGCCTATCACAACCGCACCCGCGCCGAGCAGACGCAGGTCTGGCCCACCTCGGCGATCGGCAATTTCCGCTTCTACGATGTCGCGACGACGGGCTTCAACGTGAAGATTCCTCGCGCTTCGACGCCTGGGGCATCGCCCACACGCTGA
- a CDS encoding ABC transporter ATP-binding protein, whose protein sequence is MAGVQVANVSRSFGAHKALDDVSIDFVDGGFYALLGPSGSGKTTLLRQIAGFDFPDSGRISIGGESVERVPVEKRRIGMVFQNYALFPNMSVADNVAFGLSVRGEAKAVIATEVQRALNLVQLGKLGGRRPHQLSGGQRQRVALARAIVTKPRVLLLDEPLGALDKALRVDMQIELKRIQREIGITTIFVTHDQEEALTMSDRIGILRDGRLVQEGPPEEIYDRPKSEFAATFLGDANIFRGDSTGNGIRLPDGTAIAAGVGVTLAAGAKASCAVRPERIRIATDGGVSDAANANMLKGQVSKRIFAGNNSTYFVERAGQTLKVIVQNTGAERLAEGQDVVLRWSPESTVLIAAG, encoded by the coding sequence ATGGCTGGCGTGCAGGTCGCGAACGTCTCCCGCAGCTTCGGCGCGCACAAGGCGCTGGACGATGTCTCCATCGATTTTGTCGATGGCGGCTTCTATGCGCTGCTCGGACCGTCGGGCAGCGGCAAGACCACACTGCTCAGACAGATCGCCGGTTTCGACTTTCCCGACTCCGGCCGTATCTCCATCGGCGGCGAGAGCGTCGAACGCGTGCCGGTCGAGAAGCGCCGCATCGGCATGGTGTTCCAGAACTATGCGCTGTTTCCCAATATGAGCGTCGCCGACAATGTCGCCTTCGGCCTGTCGGTGCGCGGCGAGGCCAAGGCGGTGATTGCCACCGAGGTGCAGCGCGCGCTCAACCTCGTGCAATTGGGCAAGCTCGGCGGCCGGCGCCCGCACCAGCTTTCCGGCGGCCAGCGCCAGCGTGTTGCATTGGCGCGCGCCATCGTCACCAAGCCGCGCGTGCTGTTGCTCGACGAGCCGCTCGGCGCGCTCGACAAGGCGCTGCGCGTCGACATGCAGATCGAGTTGAAACGCATCCAGCGCGAGATCGGCATCACCACCATCTTCGTCACCCACGACCAGGAAGAAGCGCTGACGATGAGCGACCGCATCGGAATACTGCGCGACGGCAGGCTCGTGCAGGAAGGGCCGCCGGAGGAAATCTACGACCGGCCGAAAAGCGAATTCGCCGCCACCTTCCTCGGCGACGCCAACATCTTTCGCGGGGACTCGACCGGCAACGGCATCCGCCTGCCGGACGGCACGGCGATCGCCGCTGGCGTGGGCGTGACGCTTGCCGCCGGTGCCAAGGCGAGCTGCGCCGTGCGGCCCGAGCGAATTCGCATTGCCACTGATGGTGGGGTCTCCGATGCGGCCAATGCGAATATGCTGAAGGGCCAGGTCTCCAAGCGCATCTTCGCCGGCAACAACAGCACCTACTTTGTCGAGCGCGCCGGCCAGACGTTGAAGGTCATCGTGCAGAACACTGGCGCTGAGAGGCTGGCGGAGGGGCAGGATGTGGTGCTGCGCTGGTCGCCGGAAAGCACGGTGTTGATCGCTGCGGGTTGA
- a CDS encoding aconitase X, protein MTLELTAQDRSMLDGEQGPSAAAAMKILVAFSNAVGARGLLDISGAHIDGCLYHGKAGLDFVERLVEGGGRVQVPTTLNVGSFDLIHPGMVKMPAAQEVPARRLMKAHLELGCQATFTCAPYQTRFRPEFGQQIAWGESNAIVFANSVIGARTNRYGDFIDLCCAMTGRAPAWGLHLSENRRGRILFELDIAEAEPSDSLFVGVGLIIGQASGDRVPVISGLPKPRDEDQLKALGAAAATTGAVALFHAVGITPEAGTLDEALHGHTPEETIIVTRADIDDALARLSMVPDGAPLAAVSLGTPHFSHEEWMRLLPVLREASPGKGIPIYVNTGRATLTRLQEEGALAGMEAFGLIPVADTCTYVTAILERLDGVVMTNSGKWAHYAPGNIGVTVAFADMRDCIRSAAAGHVVRSGS, encoded by the coding sequence ATGACCTTGGAACTGACCGCGCAGGACCGATCCATGCTCGACGGCGAGCAAGGCCCATCCGCGGCGGCGGCCATGAAAATCCTCGTCGCGTTTTCCAACGCGGTCGGCGCGCGTGGCCTGCTCGACATTTCGGGTGCCCATATCGATGGCTGCCTCTATCACGGCAAGGCCGGGCTCGATTTCGTCGAACGGCTGGTCGAGGGCGGCGGGCGCGTGCAGGTGCCGACGACGCTGAATGTCGGCTCATTCGACCTCATCCATCCGGGCATGGTGAAGATGCCGGCGGCGCAAGAGGTGCCGGCGCGGCGGCTGATGAAGGCGCATCTGGAACTCGGCTGCCAGGCGACCTTCACCTGTGCGCCTTACCAGACCCGGTTTCGGCCTGAATTCGGCCAGCAGATCGCCTGGGGCGAATCCAACGCCATCGTCTTCGCCAATTCGGTGATCGGCGCGCGCACCAACCGCTATGGCGATTTCATCGATCTGTGCTGCGCCATGACCGGACGCGCGCCCGCCTGGGGCCTGCATCTCAGCGAAAACCGGCGTGGCCGCATCCTGTTCGAACTGGACATCGCTGAGGCCGAACCAAGCGACAGCCTGTTCGTCGGCGTCGGGCTGATCATCGGGCAAGCCAGTGGCGACCGCGTTCCGGTCATATCAGGTCTACCGAAGCCACGCGACGAGGATCAGTTGAAGGCGCTGGGCGCGGCCGCCGCTACGACGGGTGCCGTGGCGCTGTTCCATGCGGTGGGCATCACGCCGGAAGCGGGGACGCTCGACGAGGCGTTGCACGGCCACACACCGGAAGAGACGATCATCGTCACCCGCGCCGATATCGATGATGCGCTGGCCAGGCTGTCGATGGTGCCGGACGGAGCGCCGCTGGCGGCCGTGTCGCTCGGCACGCCGCATTTCTCGCATGAGGAATGGATGCGCCTGTTGCCGGTGCTGCGCGAGGCATCCCCTGGCAAGGGCATCCCGATCTACGTCAACACCGGGCGCGCGACGCTGACGCGGCTGCAGGAGGAAGGCGCGCTTGCCGGCATGGAAGCGTTCGGCCTGATCCCGGTCGCCGACACCTGCACCTATGTGACCGCGATTCTCGAACGGCTCGACGGCGTGGTGATGACCAACTCCGGCAAATGGGCGCATTACGCGCCGGGCAATATCGGCGTGACCGTCGCCTTCGCCGACATGAGGGATTGCATCCGCTCCGCCGCGGCCGGCCATGTCGTGAGGAGTGGTTCATGA